One window from the genome of Leptospira broomii serovar Hurstbridge str. 5399 encodes:
- a CDS encoding SiaB family protein kinase, with translation MMDNEVINLFKSYKDASEYNLLVSFKGRLSQEVLTELGSMIRTSLSSESKIKKIFAVFIELAQNMLHYSAERQVNEEMKDAGVGILIVRENSVGYHVGSGNLVQNEKLEFLSERIQKINSMNKDELKSFYQQQLRSERPEDSKGAGVGLIDIARKSDGPLVFHFDSVDNKNSFFTISAFFTKEN, from the coding sequence ATGATGGACAATGAAGTCATAAATTTATTCAAAAGCTACAAGGATGCCAGCGAGTATAACCTACTCGTGTCGTTCAAAGGCAGGCTATCACAGGAGGTGCTCACGGAACTTGGTTCCATGATTCGGACCTCCTTGAGCTCCGAATCCAAGATTAAAAAAATCTTCGCAGTATTTATCGAACTCGCACAGAATATGCTACATTATTCGGCGGAGCGCCAAGTGAACGAAGAGATGAAGGATGCGGGTGTCGGGATTCTCATTGTGAGGGAAAATTCGGTTGGCTATCATGTTGGATCGGGAAATCTGGTCCAGAACGAGAAGCTCGAGTTCCTCTCGGAAAGGATCCAAAAGATCAACTCTATGAACAAGGATGAATTGAAATCCTTTTACCAGCAACAGCTCAGGTCGGAAAGACCCGAGGATAGTAAGGGAGCCGGGGTTGGATTAATAGATATTGCGCGGAAGTCAGACGGACCCCTTGTTTTCCATTTCGACTCGGTGGACAACAAAAACTCTTTCTTTACTATCTCCGCATTCTTTACGAAGGAAAACTAA
- a CDS encoding protein kinase domain-containing protein: MIVTGFELRERLNAESASEVYKAVRKEDGKSIIIKFLPVMDELHPSIVNLRNEYEILGLLDSGKFVKAIKFEKLPDGYALFMDYIPGGSLKQYITKKPLALSEFFSIAIQLSERLGEIHSKKVIHKDLKPENIIYNHDAKEIRIIDFGISTRLNKEETSWSSPNILEGSIHYVSPEQTGRMNRSMDYRSDFYSLGVSFYEMLTGKLPFEGEDLLQLVHSHLAKNPVPPKQIRSEIPVVLSNIIMKLLAKTAEDRYQTARGLQADLEKVYSLWKENVEIPDFPLAQNDYSQEFKVPQKLYGRGEYISTLLNEFKEVAANGRTRMVLIGGYSGVGKSSLVREINKPLTESKGYFVSGKFDQYNRNLPFSAVIQVFSSLVELILTEPPEKIESWKSKIRKSLGANGKVITDVIPELEIIIGKQEPIPELGPQENANRFYVVFQNFIKVFAGSEHPLAIFLDDMQWADTASLELLKNLMEDVTVNYLFLMLAYRDNEVDDSHPFQVLIDALDKEGLEPHKIVLHPLLVSDVNELLSDSLRTPQEQTKELAEIIHAKTGGNPFFIGELLKQLSKEDAVYFDLRSGKAGEARWKWDLPKIKNTKISDNVVELLINRIRKLSPVVQETLKMASCIGSNFDLSLLSRILGVSFKETLASLQECINEELIVPIGENYRVAESFQETAINKDKNDQTAKTVLFRFQHDRVQQAAYEIIDEEKKQEIRLKIGRFLLEGIEGKQLEDAIFDIVNHLNTGSSLIIDPVEKKRLAELNLLAGKKAKNSTAYKPASVYIAKGRDLLFTLPEGTQGDDKLWATYYDLCYSIHKELAETQYLTGNFEDSQKTIDLLLKHGKTAVEKAETYNLLIIQYSALGKYDLALPTIIKALKPLGVDIPEKDFDKVLTEEIEIANKALEGKTIDSLLELPLIQQPEQIMAVNLLIGAIPTAYNFALALFPVICLKMVNLFLKYGNLSDPYGYSAYGIVLSSGFQQYRKGFEFAELAVKVSEKHKNPSGTTKAANILANYTTPFVKHLKLSEEINQKGIQSSLESGEFLHGGYCAMNDAVNVVLQSKNIELAKTKIDALLKFSRKVKNNLAIDTVLGAALIVSNLRGKTSSHLEFSNEEMNEEEFLELCNAHQSPFPVCLFKIMKSKLLMAYGEFAAALKELDEAEGLLAYISGQISVEEHAYLHALAMAANYKVSSQEQKAKFMERIKKNLAKLKLLSESAPENFEHKYLLVEAELSRLEYKNWKAAKTYELAIQLASRNDFSNDEALACEFAGRFWLAKGSVKISSQYISDAYYRYGKWGAIKKQELLRAKHPEFLREKSRDTFRTTYTIGTMGTHTAAATEVYTGQTLDFQSILKSSTAISGEIKLEALLDKLMQISIENVGAQKGILILRRDGKLSVEAEGSIWDNEVRVLQGIPIQESKNIPISVIYYVERTKEDLVLKNAHADEKFNKDPYIREQKTKSVLCSPIIKQGELIGILYLENNLSEAAFTSDRLQTISILSSQAAISIDNALLYANLEEKVTERTKELAKANDDLALKNQHITDSITYSLNIQQAILPAPEVLGKFLPEYFVLFRPKDIVSGDFYWFSKQEDSIFIAAVDCTGHGVPGALMSMIGNTLLNQIINESGISDPGTTLEYLHRSVRQALKQDTEQTNSRDGMDICLLKIDKNNLYFAGAKRPIFIGKAGILSEIKGDRASIGGRQKEETRKFITHTIPLESGVRTSVYLTTDGFMDQPNPDRQKIGTKGFVNFLEGIEHLSCEEQKERLESFLLAHQDNETQRDDITLIGVVLDGQ; the protein is encoded by the coding sequence ATGATCGTTACTGGATTCGAACTACGAGAAAGACTTAACGCTGAATCCGCTTCCGAAGTGTACAAGGCGGTACGCAAAGAAGACGGAAAATCAATCATCATAAAATTTCTCCCCGTGATGGACGAGCTACACCCGTCCATCGTTAACCTACGAAACGAGTATGAAATTTTAGGACTTCTTGACTCGGGAAAGTTCGTAAAAGCGATAAAATTCGAAAAGCTCCCGGACGGGTACGCGCTTTTCATGGATTATATTCCGGGAGGTTCTTTAAAACAGTACATCACTAAGAAACCTCTCGCTCTTTCCGAATTTTTTTCCATCGCCATTCAGCTCTCCGAAAGATTAGGCGAGATTCATTCCAAGAAGGTAATACACAAAGATCTTAAGCCTGAAAATATCATTTATAATCATGATGCGAAGGAAATCCGGATCATCGATTTCGGGATCTCGACGCGATTAAATAAAGAAGAAACTTCCTGGTCTTCTCCCAATATTTTAGAAGGTTCAATTCATTACGTCTCTCCGGAACAAACCGGAAGAATGAATCGTTCGATGGATTATAGGAGCGATTTTTATTCCTTAGGCGTCTCTTTTTACGAAATGCTAACCGGAAAACTTCCATTCGAAGGCGAGGATCTATTACAATTAGTCCATTCTCATTTGGCTAAAAATCCGGTTCCACCCAAGCAAATTCGATCCGAAATTCCCGTAGTACTTTCCAATATCATAATGAAACTTCTGGCAAAAACCGCCGAAGATCGCTATCAAACGGCAAGAGGTTTGCAAGCCGACCTGGAGAAAGTATATTCTCTATGGAAGGAAAACGTTGAAATACCCGATTTCCCTCTGGCTCAAAACGATTACTCTCAGGAATTCAAGGTTCCCCAAAAACTATACGGAAGGGGAGAATACATAAGCACTCTTCTCAACGAGTTTAAGGAGGTAGCGGCAAACGGTCGGACAAGAATGGTCCTAATCGGCGGTTACTCGGGTGTGGGAAAGTCATCCTTAGTTCGAGAAATTAACAAGCCGTTAACCGAATCCAAAGGTTACTTCGTTTCGGGAAAATTCGATCAGTACAATCGAAATCTCCCCTTTTCCGCCGTCATCCAAGTCTTTTCAAGCCTAGTCGAATTAATTCTAACCGAACCGCCGGAAAAAATCGAATCTTGGAAATCTAAGATTCGTAAATCGCTCGGAGCAAACGGAAAAGTAATTACTGACGTTATTCCCGAATTAGAGATCATCATCGGCAAACAGGAACCGATTCCGGAATTAGGACCTCAGGAAAATGCAAACCGTTTCTACGTAGTATTTCAAAATTTCATTAAAGTCTTTGCCGGATCGGAGCACCCGCTTGCGATTTTTCTGGATGATATGCAATGGGCGGACACGGCCTCTCTGGAATTACTGAAAAACCTAATGGAGGACGTAACAGTAAATTACCTCTTTCTAATGTTGGCGTATAGAGACAACGAAGTCGACGACTCGCACCCTTTTCAGGTCTTAATTGACGCATTGGATAAGGAAGGATTAGAACCGCACAAAATCGTTTTGCATCCTCTCCTTGTCTCGGACGTGAATGAACTGCTCTCGGATAGTTTACGCACACCTCAAGAACAAACGAAAGAACTCGCCGAAATAATACATGCTAAGACCGGCGGAAATCCGTTCTTCATCGGAGAACTTTTAAAACAATTATCGAAGGAAGATGCAGTTTATTTCGACCTCCGGTCCGGAAAAGCCGGAGAAGCTCGCTGGAAATGGGATCTCCCCAAAATTAAGAATACGAAAATTTCCGACAACGTCGTCGAGCTCTTGATCAATAGGATCCGGAAGTTGTCTCCCGTTGTTCAAGAAACTCTTAAAATGGCATCCTGTATCGGAAGTAATTTCGATTTATCGTTATTATCTCGAATTTTAGGAGTAAGCTTCAAGGAAACTCTTGCCTCTTTACAGGAATGTATAAACGAAGAGTTGATCGTCCCGATCGGGGAAAATTATCGGGTCGCGGAATCCTTTCAAGAAACGGCGATCAACAAGGATAAAAACGATCAAACTGCAAAAACAGTATTATTCCGCTTCCAGCATGACCGTGTACAGCAGGCAGCTTACGAGATCATAGACGAGGAAAAGAAACAGGAAATCCGCCTTAAAATAGGAAGATTCCTCTTGGAAGGTATCGAGGGTAAGCAGCTAGAGGATGCGATCTTCGATATCGTAAATCACCTCAACACAGGTTCCTCTCTAATCATAGATCCCGTTGAGAAAAAAAGATTAGCTGAACTGAATTTGTTGGCCGGGAAAAAAGCAAAAAACTCGACCGCATACAAGCCGGCATCCGTCTATATCGCCAAAGGCAGGGATCTCCTGTTTACCCTTCCGGAAGGAACGCAGGGAGACGATAAACTTTGGGCGACTTACTATGACCTCTGTTATTCAATTCACAAAGAACTTGCGGAGACCCAGTATCTTACGGGGAACTTCGAGGATTCCCAAAAAACGATCGATTTACTGCTCAAACACGGCAAGACAGCGGTGGAAAAAGCCGAAACGTATAATCTTTTGATCATACAGTATTCCGCATTGGGAAAATACGATCTAGCTCTCCCGACGATTATCAAGGCCCTCAAACCTCTTGGCGTCGATATTCCCGAAAAGGATTTTGACAAGGTTCTAACCGAAGAAATCGAAATCGCAAACAAGGCCTTGGAAGGAAAAACAATCGATTCCTTATTGGAACTTCCGCTCATTCAACAGCCCGAGCAAATCATGGCCGTCAATTTACTCATAGGAGCCATACCGACTGCGTATAATTTCGCCTTGGCCTTGTTTCCCGTTATCTGTCTGAAAATGGTTAACCTTTTTCTAAAATACGGCAACCTTTCCGATCCTTACGGATATTCGGCGTATGGAATCGTCCTATCTTCGGGATTTCAACAATATAGGAAAGGTTTTGAATTCGCCGAACTTGCCGTAAAGGTCAGCGAGAAACATAAGAACCCTAGTGGAACTACAAAAGCCGCGAATATTTTAGCAAATTACACGACCCCTTTCGTAAAACACCTGAAACTTTCCGAAGAGATCAATCAAAAAGGAATTCAATCCAGTCTAGAATCAGGGGAGTTTCTGCACGGAGGATACTGCGCGATGAACGACGCAGTCAACGTAGTTTTACAATCCAAGAATATAGAATTGGCTAAAACCAAAATAGACGCATTGCTCAAATTCTCGAGAAAGGTAAAAAACAACTTAGCCATCGATACTGTCTTGGGCGCCGCACTTATCGTATCAAATTTAAGAGGCAAAACGTCATCTCATTTGGAATTTTCCAACGAGGAGATGAACGAGGAGGAATTTTTAGAACTTTGTAATGCGCATCAAAGTCCGTTCCCGGTTTGTCTCTTTAAAATCATGAAGTCTAAACTTCTGATGGCATACGGAGAGTTCGCTGCCGCGTTGAAGGAACTCGACGAGGCGGAAGGATTATTGGCTTATATTTCCGGACAAATTTCGGTGGAAGAGCATGCGTATCTGCACGCGCTGGCAATGGCCGCAAATTATAAAGTTTCTTCCCAAGAACAGAAAGCTAAGTTCATGGAAAGAATTAAAAAGAATCTGGCAAAGTTAAAACTTCTCTCGGAGAGCGCGCCCGAAAACTTCGAACATAAATATTTACTAGTGGAAGCCGAACTTTCCCGTTTGGAATATAAAAACTGGAAAGCCGCGAAGACGTATGAACTCGCGATCCAACTGGCAAGTAGAAACGATTTTTCAAACGATGAAGCGCTTGCGTGCGAGTTCGCCGGAAGATTTTGGCTTGCGAAAGGTAGCGTTAAAATCTCCTCGCAATATATTAGCGACGCTTACTACCGATACGGAAAATGGGGAGCGATCAAAAAGCAGGAACTCCTTCGCGCAAAACATCCCGAATTCCTACGTGAGAAAAGCCGGGATACCTTTCGCACGACCTATACGATCGGCACGATGGGAACTCATACTGCCGCAGCGACGGAAGTTTATACCGGTCAGACCTTGGATTTCCAATCCATTCTCAAGAGCTCAACGGCCATTTCGGGCGAAATCAAACTTGAAGCCTTGTTGGATAAGCTTATGCAAATCTCCATAGAGAACGTGGGAGCCCAAAAAGGGATTTTGATTCTTCGCAGGGATGGAAAGCTGTCAGTCGAAGCCGAAGGAAGTATCTGGGATAACGAAGTTCGTGTTCTCCAAGGTATACCGATTCAAGAAAGCAAAAATATCCCGATTAGCGTTATTTACTATGTGGAACGAACGAAAGAAGACCTGGTCCTAAAAAATGCGCATGCCGACGAAAAATTCAATAAGGATCCGTATATTAGGGAACAGAAAACAAAGTCCGTCTTATGCTCTCCGATCATTAAACAAGGAGAATTAATCGGAATATTATATTTGGAAAATAATCTTTCCGAAGCGGCCTTTACGTCGGACCGGCTACAAACGATTTCCATCCTCTCTTCGCAAGCGGCGATTTCCATCGATAACGCCCTACTCTATGCCAATTTGGAAGAAAAAGTTACGGAACGAACCAAGGAATTAGCGAAAGCGAACGACGATTTAGCTTTAAAAAACCAGCATATTACCGATAGTATTACGTATTCTTTAAATATTCAACAGGCGATTCTTCCCGCACCGGAAGTTCTAGGTAAATTTCTACCGGAGTATTTCGTTCTTTTCCGTCCTAAAGACATCGTTTCGGGCGATTTCTATTGGTTTTCCAAGCAGGAGGATTCGATTTTCATCGCCGCAGTCGATTGCACAGGACATGGCGTTCCTGGAGCCCTCATGTCCATGATCGGAAACACCCTTTTAAATCAAATTATAAACGAATCCGGTATATCCGATCCGGGAACGACTTTAGAATATTTGCATAGAAGCGTCCGACAAGCCCTTAAACAGGATACCGAACAAACCAATTCGCGAGACGGAATGGATATATGTCTGTTGAAGATAGATAAAAACAATTTATACTTTGCCGGTGCAAAACGTCCTATTTTTATTGGAAAAGCAGGAATCTTGTCCGAAATTAAGGGGGATAGAGCTTCCATCGGCGGTAGGCAAAAAGAAGAAACGCGAAAATTTATAACACATACCATTCCTCTGGAATCAGGGGTTCGTACGAGTGTTTATTTGACTACGGACGGTTTTATGGATCAACCGAATCCGGATCGTCAGAAAATCGGGACAAAAGGATTCGTTAATTTTCTCGAAGGTATAGAACACCTCTCTTGCGAAGAGCAAAAGGAAAGGCTAGAGTCCTTCCTTTTGGCGCACCAAGACAATGAGACACAGCGGGACGACATAACACTGATCGGAGTAGTCCTGGACGGACAATAG
- a CDS encoding ketoacyl-ACP synthase III, translating into MVTNKLPASNGVRITGFGHYLPERVVTNEEIQSRLKYPEMHPAEKAVIGNIGVTKRHRASETETPMFMAAKVAEMALKDAGKKPEDVDLFILANWTDRYFLPDLAPQASKLARTKNALAFDISTACTGFVHGVQMASAYLGTGKFKTALVIGSERFSVRTRIGGYGEFTAGDAAAGVLLEFTGEKEFGIIDSFLKDDGDLSGIIVTGPPPQSYVKSFPELVTKAADLTLSTMDDLLQRNGLTPEDIDWVVPHPGTDVVVQSVLKRTKFPKEKILMNFDRVGNTSAASIPIVLSEFYQKGAFKKGDLFLTPAVGGGFYWGGLLFRL; encoded by the coding sequence ATGGTTACTAATAAACTCCCCGCGTCCAACGGGGTCCGAATCACCGGCTTTGGACATTATCTGCCAGAAAGAGTGGTAACCAACGAGGAAATTCAAAGCAGACTTAAGTATCCGGAAATGCATCCCGCCGAGAAAGCGGTTATAGGAAATATCGGAGTAACAAAGAGACATAGAGCCTCGGAAACCGAAACTCCGATGTTCATGGCGGCAAAAGTTGCCGAAATGGCGCTGAAAGATGCAGGTAAAAAGCCGGAAGACGTTGATCTATTTATTTTAGCCAATTGGACGGACCGTTATTTTCTCCCCGATCTTGCACCCCAAGCATCAAAGTTAGCGAGAACCAAAAATGCCTTAGCTTTTGACATAAGTACTGCTTGCACCGGTTTCGTTCACGGTGTTCAAATGGCATCCGCATATTTAGGAACAGGAAAATTTAAAACGGCATTGGTAATCGGCAGCGAACGTTTTTCGGTACGGACTAGAATCGGCGGTTACGGAGAATTTACCGCCGGAGATGCCGCTGCAGGAGTGTTATTGGAGTTTACGGGAGAAAAAGAATTCGGAATTATTGATTCCTTTTTGAAAGACGATGGGGATCTTTCAGGTATTATCGTTACGGGTCCGCCTCCACAAAGCTATGTGAAAAGTTTTCCGGAATTGGTCACGAAGGCAGCAGACTTGACCCTTTCAACAATGGATGATCTCCTACAGCGAAACGGTTTGACTCCGGAGGATATCGACTGGGTCGTACCACATCCGGGCACGGATGTGGTGGTTCAGAGCGTTCTTAAGAGAACTAAGTTTCCTAAGGAAAAAATTCTTATGAACTTCGACCGAGTCGGTAATACTTCGGCGGCATCTATTCCAATCGTTCTTTCAGAATTTTATCAGAAAGGTGCCTTCAAAAAAGGGGATCTTTTTCTAACTCCCGCGGTGGGAGGAGGTTTTTATTGGGGAGGGCTTCTTTTCCGACTTTAA